A part of Desulfobacter sp. genomic DNA contains:
- a CDS encoding SDR family oxidoreductase → MKEFDLSGKVAVITGASRGIGLAGAKKLAACGAACILVSRKVEGLEAAAKEITDAGNKAEAMACHMGYPEQIEALYDRIREKYGRLDILVNNAATNPHFGEMITADAGIWDKTLDVNIKGPFFMTKYAVPLMTEGGSIINVSSINAVRPGLFQGVYSATKAALANMTQSLARELAPKGIRVNALMPGLTDTKFASAIIGTEEICKHVLPQIPMGRYAQPEEMAGTILYLASDAASYTTGSCVVADGGMLI, encoded by the coding sequence ATGAAAGAATTCGATTTAAGCGGAAAGGTAGCGGTGATTACAGGCGCCAGCCGGGGTATCGGACTGGCCGGAGCAAAGAAACTGGCAGCCTGCGGGGCCGCCTGTATCCTGGTGAGCCGGAAGGTTGAAGGGCTTGAGGCCGCAGCCAAAGAGATCACCGATGCCGGGAACAAGGCCGAGGCCATGGCCTGCCACATGGGCTACCCCGAGCAGATCGAGGCCCTATATGACCGGATCAGGGAAAAATACGGGCGCCTGGATATCCTGGTGAACAATGCCGCCACCAACCCCCATTTCGGCGAGATGATCACCGCAGATGCCGGCATCTGGGACAAAACCCTGGACGTGAATATCAAAGGCCCCTTTTTCATGACCAAGTATGCCGTGCCCCTGATGACAGAGGGCGGATCCATCATCAATGTGTCATCCATCAATGCAGTCCGCCCGGGGCTCTTCCAGGGGGTGTACTCCGCCACCAAAGCGGCCCTGGCCAACATGACCCAGAGTCTGGCCAGGGAGCTTGCGCCTAAGGGCATCCGGGTCAATGCCCTGATGCCAGGCCTCACCGACACCAAGTTTGCATCGGCCATCATCGGCACCGAAGAGATCTGCAAGCATGTCCTGCCCCAGATTCCCATGGGCCGCTATGCACAGCCCGAAGAGATGGCCGGCACCATTCTTTATCTGGCATCCGATGCCGCATCCTATACCACCGGCTCCTGCGTGGTGGCTGACGGCGGCATGCTGATTTAA
- a CDS encoding phosphotransferase family protein yields MTVVDQATKVRQGEEINADAVGEYLKQAVPELEGGIEISQFPSGFSNLTYQIRSRNLDMVLRRPPIGAKVDKGHDMEREFKVLSAVHPVFPRCPRPLAYCGDPQIIGAPFFVMEKMSGIILRKDLPPGLEFSPDQARGLCENLTDTLVEIHSIDMKATGLDAMGKPQGYVRRQVEGWSGRYRKARTDDAPDCEDLMAWLAENMPEDTPAPAMVHNDYKMDNLVLDPADPGRITGILDWEMATYGDPLMDLGNSLAYWVEEKDPEEMQMMRTMPTNLPGALTRDRIIRRYGEKTGRDVSNFDYYYCFGLFRLAVIAQQIYNRYYHGLTKNKRFGMLIFGVHALEKTAMKIVNR; encoded by the coding sequence ATGACGGTTGTTGACCAGGCCACAAAGGTAAGACAGGGAGAGGAAATCAATGCCGATGCCGTGGGCGAATACCTGAAACAGGCGGTCCCGGAACTGGAGGGCGGGATTGAAATCAGCCAGTTCCCTTCCGGATTTTCCAACCTGACCTATCAGATCAGATCCCGGAATCTTGACATGGTCCTCAGGCGTCCGCCCATCGGGGCGAAGGTTGACAAGGGCCATGATATGGAGCGGGAGTTCAAGGTCCTTTCCGCTGTCCATCCTGTTTTCCCCAGGTGCCCCAGGCCCCTGGCCTATTGCGGGGACCCTCAGATCATTGGCGCCCCTTTCTTTGTCATGGAAAAGATGTCCGGCATCATCCTGAGAAAGGACCTGCCGCCGGGGCTTGAATTTTCCCCGGACCAGGCCAGGGGGCTCTGTGAAAATCTCACCGATACCCTGGTGGAGATTCATTCCATCGACATGAAGGCCACCGGCCTGGATGCCATGGGAAAACCCCAGGGCTATGTCCGGCGCCAGGTGGAAGGGTGGTCCGGCCGGTACCGCAAGGCCCGGACCGATGATGCTCCGGACTGCGAGGATCTCATGGCCTGGCTGGCGGAAAACATGCCCGAGGACACCCCTGCCCCGGCAATGGTCCACAACGACTACAAGATGGACAATCTGGTTCTTGACCCCGCCGACCCCGGCCGGATCACGGGTATTCTGGACTGGGAAATGGCCACTTACGGGGATCCCCTCATGGACCTGGGCAATAGCCTGGCCTATTGGGTGGAGGAAAAGGATCCCGAGGAAATGCAGATGATGCGGACCATGCCCACCAACCTGCCCGGCGCCCTGACAAGGGACCGGATCATCCGGCGCTACGGGGAAAAAACAGGCCGGGATGTGAGCAATTTTGACTATTATTATTGTTTCGGGCTCTTCCGCCTGGCCGTTATCGCCCAGCAGATTTACAACCGGTATTATCACGGGCTGACTAAAAATAAACGGTTCGGCATGCTGATTTTCGGCGTTCATGCCCTGGAGAAAACGGCCATGAAGATTGTGAACAGATAG
- a CDS encoding TetR/AcrR family transcriptional regulator, producing MPESSTTGKMDYSAFKKRYAPRAADISRQVYLANQETMRIKKEKTAVANLDRILSAVFSISYKKGFQAMSMRDLSVKTGMSLGALYAYFPGKDQLLAIIQDQGRAMVYEILEIFAKEQPHPLERLRAAIKAHIYLSELFRPWFYFTFMEARNLKPAGFEAVKAMEEHTQDILSDILEQGESQGVFKPGNHALTACMIKALQQEWYLKRWKYTKQKITVDQFAGHVLEMVESFCCIPDSSEEEKDDGC from the coding sequence ATGCCTGAAAGCAGCACAACAGGAAAAATGGATTATTCCGCCTTTAAAAAGCGATACGCTCCAAGGGCGGCGGATATTTCCCGGCAGGTCTACCTGGCCAACCAGGAGACCATGCGGATCAAAAAGGAAAAAACCGCCGTGGCCAACCTGGACCGGATTCTTTCCGCCGTATTCAGCATCTCCTATAAAAAGGGGTTCCAGGCCATGAGCATGCGGGACCTGAGCGTGAAAACCGGCATGAGCCTGGGGGCGCTCTACGCCTATTTCCCGGGCAAGGATCAGCTTCTGGCCATCATCCAGGACCAGGGCCGGGCCATGGTTTACGAAATACTGGAGATATTTGCCAAGGAGCAGCCCCATCCCCTGGAGCGCCTCAGGGCGGCCATCAAGGCCCATATTTATCTGTCCGAACTCTTCCGGCCCTGGTTCTACTTCACCTTTATGGAGGCCCGGAATCTGAAACCGGCCGGATTCGAAGCGGTGAAGGCCATGGAGGAGCATACCCAGGACATATTGAGCGATATTCTGGAGCAGGGGGAATCCCAGGGGGTGTTCAAGCCGGGAAACCACGCGCTCACCGCCTGCATGATCAAAGCGCTTCAGCAGGAGTGGTACCTGAAACGCTGGAAATATACCAAGCAGAAAATCACCGTGGACCAGTTTGCCGGCCATGTATTGGAGATGGTCGAAAGTTTTTGCTGCATACCCGATAGCAGTGAGGAGGAAAAAGATGACGGTTGTTGA
- a CDS encoding acyl-CoA dehydrogenase family protein: MDFQISDRIQTIVSMINEFVDKELIPLEPEFMTRSFKDMLPVLKEKQALVKQMELWAPNFPTECGGMGLSLLEHGLVSEALGRSPLGHYVFWCQAPDAGNVEILHAHGNEEQKERWLNPLVQGRIRSCFAMTEVDMPGSNPVMLETTAVKEGDDYIINGHKWYTTAADGAEFAIAMAVTNPDAPTYLQASMIIVPTDTPGFNLVRNIPVMGHEGDDYFSHGEILFESCRVPRANLLGGEGQGFVMAQDRLGPGRIHHCMRWLGICKRSFDLMCQRANSRVISPSGKTLATRQTIQNWVAESAAELEAARLLTLNSAWQIDNVGAAAARDSISMIKFVVANTMGRIVDRALQVHGGLGMTDDTILAWFYRHERAARIYDGADEVHKTSLAKRILKTYA; the protein is encoded by the coding sequence GTGGACTTTCAGATATCAGACCGGATTCAGACCATTGTCTCCATGATCAATGAATTTGTGGACAAGGAACTCATCCCCCTTGAACCGGAGTTTATGACCCGGTCATTTAAAGACATGCTGCCCGTACTGAAGGAAAAACAGGCCCTGGTGAAGCAGATGGAACTGTGGGCGCCCAATTTCCCCACGGAGTGCGGCGGCATGGGGCTCTCCCTCCTGGAACACGGCCTGGTCTCCGAGGCCCTGGGCCGTTCCCCCCTGGGCCACTATGTATTCTGGTGCCAGGCCCCGGATGCGGGCAATGTGGAGATCCTCCATGCCCACGGCAATGAGGAACAGAAAGAACGCTGGCTGAATCCCCTGGTCCAGGGCAGGATCCGCTCCTGTTTCGCCATGACCGAGGTGGACATGCCCGGGTCCAATCCCGTGATGCTGGAAACCACGGCGGTAAAGGAGGGCGACGATTATATCATCAACGGCCATAAATGGTACACCACGGCGGCCGACGGGGCGGAATTCGCCATTGCCATGGCCGTGACCAACCCGGACGCCCCCACCTATCTTCAGGCCTCCATGATCATCGTGCCCACGGATACCCCGGGGTTCAACCTGGTGAGAAACATTCCGGTCATGGGCCACGAAGGGGACGATTATTTCAGCCACGGGGAAATCCTCTTTGAATCCTGCCGGGTGCCCCGGGCCAACCTGCTGGGGGGCGAGGGTCAGGGGTTTGTCATGGCCCAGGACCGCCTGGGGCCGGGACGGATCCACCACTGCATGCGCTGGCTGGGCATCTGCAAACGGTCCTTTGATCTCATGTGTCAACGGGCCAATTCCCGGGTGATCTCACCCTCGGGCAAGACCCTGGCCACCCGCCAGACCATCCAGAACTGGGTGGCCGAGTCCGCGGCCGAGCTGGAAGCGGCCCGGCTGCTCACCCTCAATTCCGCCTGGCAGATCGATAATGTGGGGGCGGCTGCCGCCCGGGATTCCATCTCCATGATCAAGTTTGTGGTGGCCAACACCATGGGCCGCATCGTGGACCGGGCCCTCCAGGTCCACGGGGGGCTGGGCATGACCGACGACACCATTCTGGCCTGGTTCTACCGCCACGAGCGGGCCGCCCGGATCTACGACGGGGCCGACGAAGTACATAAAACATCATTGGCAAAAAGGATATTGAAAACCTATGCCTGA